The genomic interval CGGTCCGGCCCGGCGCGGCCACACCCCCGGCCGGGGGCCGCTGCCCGGCGGCCCAGGGGTCGTACTGCCACGGCCCGCGCGGCGGCCCGGCGGGGGCCGCGGCGGCGGGGAAGGGGGTCCCTGCGGGCGGGGTCGTGCCGGAGGGCGGCAGCGGGGTGCCACCGGGCGGGGTGACGCCGGAGGCGGGGTGCGGGGTGCCGTAAGGCGGCGTCATGCCGGACGCGGGCACGCCGGTGCCACCGGGCGGGGTGGCGCCCTGGGCCGGAGCCTGCGTCCCTTGGGCCGGAGCCGGATGCGGCGTCCCGTAAGCCGGTGTCATACCGGACGCGGGGACGCCCGTGCCGCCCGGCGGGGTCGCGCCCGGGGCCGAGGACGGCATCCCGTGGGCCGGGGTCGCGCCGGAGGCCGGGTGCGGCGTGCCGTAAGGCGGCGTCATACCGGACACGGGGACCCCCGTACCGTACGCGGGGGACGCGCTCCCGTCCGGTGCGGCCGGTCCGAACGGTGCGGCCGTGTCCGGCGGGGGGAACTGGGCGCCCGCCGGGACGTGGGTGCCGTGGGCCGGGGTCACCGGGCGCTGGACCGGCGGGGCCGGGGCCCAGGGGCCCGGGCGGCCGTACGGCGGCGTGCCGTACGGGTCGGGGGCGTGCAGCGGCGCCGTGGCGGATCCGGGGGCGTGCGGCCGGCCTCCGTCGTCGGGGGCGGGGCCGCCCGTCGTCGTGTCCGCCGCCTCCGCCGCTTCCCGCGAAGGGGCGGGCCGGCTCCACCAGTGCGGCCTGGGCCCGTGGGCCCCCGCCTTCCCCTCGTCCATCTTCTCCCCACCGTTCGCCCGGAGGGCGCACGGCATCGCCCGAGGGATCCGCGGCCCACCTGGAATTCAACCAGGTCCCCGCGGGCGGTGTCAGCGCGCGCTGTCGCCCGTGGGCCCGCCGGAGCCGGGGAGGGCCGCGCGGGCCAGTGGCGGCAGCGGTGCGGCGGTGGAGGGGCGTAGCAGCGGGGCGCCGGGGGGCGTGGGGGCACCGGGCGCGGCCGGCGCGGGCCGGGTCGCGGCGGTGAAGCCCAGCGGCAGGAGCCGGCCGTCGTCGCGGACGCCGCCGGTGGTGCGGGCGAGCGGGGTGGCGGTGGCACGGGGGTCCTCGGCGCGCGCGCCGGGGGCCTCGGCGACGGAGGCCAGCGGCTGCGCGCCGCCGAGCGCGAACGCGGCGAGCGAGACCGCGCCGGCCGCCGCGAAGGCGAAGCGGCGGCTCCGGGAGCCGCGCGAGGCGTCCGGGACCGCGTGGACACGGAAGCCGCGGTCGCGGTGGGAGCGGTCACGGTGGGGCGCGACGGCGGCCGGGATCAAGGAGAAGGACTCGCCGAAGGCGTTCCCTCCCGGCCTTCCGGGACCCCTTGAGGCGTCCCACCGCCCGTCCGCGTCCACCGCGCCGGTGCGGCCCTCGGGGTCGCCCTCCAGGCCGGTGCCGGGCAGGCTCTGGAGCCGGGCGAGGAACCCCTCGGAGAGCGGTGGGGGCGCCGCCTCGGCGAACACGCTTTTGAGCCGGCGCTGAGCGTCGGCTTCCGCTTTGCACTTACAACAGGTCGCCAGGTGCGCCAGCACCCGCTCCCGAGTGTCGTGTCCCAACTCCCCGTCGACCAGGGCCGCGAGGCGGTCGCCGAGATGCAGCTCGGCGGGGGACTGACCGCCTGAACCGGTCACGCGATCCCTACCTCCCCACCCAGCGGGACACCGGAACCCACCCCGGCCACCGCACGCTGCTCGGCCCGGGCGGCGGGCGAGCGGTGCTGGAGCGCCTTGCGCAGGTGGGAGCGGCCCCGGTGGATCCGGCTGCGCACGGTGCCCAGCTTCACGCCGAGCGTCGCGGCGATCTCCTCGTAGGAGAGGCCCTCGATGTCGCACAGGACCACGGCGGCGCGGAACTCCGGGGCGAGCGTGTCCAGCGCCTGCTGGACGTCCGCGTCGAAGTGGGTGTCGTTGAAGTGCTGCTGGGGAGAGGGCTCACGGCTGGGGAGCCGCTCGGCGGCGTCCTCGCCCAGGGCGTCGAAGCGGATGCGCTGGCGGCGCCGGACCATGTCCAGGAAGAGATTGGTGGTGATGCGGTGCAGCCACCCCTCGAAGGTCCCCGGGGTGTACGTGGACAGCGAGCGGAAGACGCGCACGAACACCTCCTGCGTGAGGTCCTCGGCGTCGTGCTGATTGCCGGTGAGGCGGTAAGCCAGTCGGTAGACCCGTGCACTGTGCGTGCTGACGATCTCCTCCCAGGTGGGAGGGGTCCACGCCTGCGAATCCGCATGGGTGGCGAAAGTCGCGGTCTGTGCGGAGTCGGCGGTGCGGGAACGGTCAGCGGTCTTGGTCACGGATTTCGGCTCGCCGGGGGACCTGCGAAAGCGCCTGTGCACTCTCCGACGGTCTCCGGCCGCAGCCGCACCTCCCCTGTCGGCTCTGGTGGTGTCCAGTAGAGCCCCTACCATATCCATCCCGCCCGTTAGCTCCGGATAAGGAATTTTGACCTGCATTTGGTCTTGGCCACCCTTCGATGACCTCCCCGGCCGCCCCGGCCCTCCCTCCGATCCCCCGGCGTCGCGCACGGCCGCTCCGCCGTCGCCCTTCGTCACTCCTCCAACGCGCGGTCCCATCTGCGGGTTCCCGTGATCAGCGGATACAGTCACGGTTGCGGACCACGGGGACAGGAGAGGGCCATTACCGGCAACCGGCAGACGAGCTGGGCGTTCGCCGACGCGTTCGTCGCCGAGGACGAGGCGCTGCGGTGGGCCCGGGACCGGGCCCACGAGGCGGGGCTGCGCTCGGTGGCGTCCGGCACCGGCGCTGCGCTGCGCCTGCTCGCCGCGGCGGTGGGCGCGAAGGCGGTCGCCGAGATCGGCACCGGCACCGGCGTCTCCGGCATCCACCTCCTGCACGGCATGCGCCCCGACGGCGTGCTGACCACGGTGGACAGCGACCCGGAGTGCCAGCAGTTCGCCCGGCAGGCGTTCCGCGCCGCGGGCTTCGCGGGTAACCGGGCGCGCTTCATCCCCGGCCGCGCCCTGGAGGTGCTGCCGCGCCTCGCCGACGGCGGATACGACCTGGTGTTCTGCGACGGCGACCGGCTGGAGTCCCTGGACTATCTAGCCGAATCGTTGCGCCTGCTGCGGCCGGGCGGACTCGTCTGCTTCGAGGGCGTCTTCGCGGACGGCCGGACGGTGGACTCCGCCGTGCAGCCCGCCGAGGTGCAGCGGGTGCGCGAGCTGCTGCGCGCGGTCCGGGAGTCCACGGTGCTGGTGCCCTCGCTGCTGCCGGTCGGCGACGGGCTGCTGTGCGCGGCCCGGCGCGGCTGACCCGCGGCCGCGGGAGCGCCCGGAACCGGGAGCGGAACCGGCGCCGGACACGACTCTGCCCCGGAGCCGGCGGCGGCCGGCTGCCGGGGCAGCGAAAGAATTGCGGGCCGGTGCGTCAGCCGACAACCTTCTTCAGGGCGTCTCCGAGGGCCTCGGCCTCATCGGGTGTCAGCTCGACGACGAGACGACCGCCGCCCTCGAGCGGAACCCGCATGACGATGCCCCGCCCCTCCTTGGTCACCTCGAGCGGGCCATCGCCCGTCCGCGGCTTCATGGCCGCCATGCTCGTTCCCCTTCCTGAAACCAGCTCATCGTCAGCCGACGGTTCCCTGGCAGGGCTCCGCGTCACCGGCATCGAACACATTGCTTCCAGGCCATTATCCCGCATCGCGTGACCCGATGACCAACATCGGTCCGCATCCCTTCGGCAAGGCGATCACACAAAACCACCCAATTCGGCGATCGGGCTGCGATACTGCGCCACCCCCGCACCAGCGCGGGGGCGGAATTCTTTGACGCAGGTCACATATCGGCGACGGATGATCTCCGGCATGCTGAGCGACGGCAGCCGCCGGTCCAGCGCCGGCGCACCACCGGGCCCCGACGGGCGCGCGGTCGCAGGCGACGGCACGCGGCGGGCGGGGCCGGTGACGGTACCGAGAGGGAGGGAACAGCACCCATGGCCGACGCCGTGCTGTACGACATCACCGACGGGCTCGCGACGATCACGCTCAACCGCCCCGACGCGATGAACGCGCTGAACATCGAGGCGAAGGTCGCCCTCCGCGACGCCCTCCGGGAGGCGGGCGCCGACCCGGCCGTCCGCGCCGTCCTGCTGACCGCGACCGGCCGCGCCTTCTGCGTCGG from Streptomyces albireticuli carries:
- a CDS encoding zf-HC2 domain-containing protein, giving the protein MTGSGGQSPAELHLGDRLAALVDGELGHDTRERVLAHLATCCKCKAEADAQRRLKSVFAEAAPPPLSEGFLARLQSLPGTGLEGDPEGRTGAVDADGRWDASRGPGRPGGNAFGESFSLIPAAVAPHRDRSHRDRGFRVHAVPDASRGSRSRRFAFAAAGAVSLAAFALGGAQPLASVAEAPGARAEDPRATATPLARTTGGVRDDGRLLPLGFTAATRPAPAAPGAPTPPGAPLLRPSTAAPLPPLARAALPGSGGPTGDSAR
- the sigE gene encoding RNA polymerase sigma factor SigE, producing the protein MVGALLDTTRADRGGAAAAGDRRRVHRRFRRSPGEPKSVTKTADRSRTADSAQTATFATHADSQAWTPPTWEEIVSTHSARVYRLAYRLTGNQHDAEDLTQEVFVRVFRSLSTYTPGTFEGWLHRITTNLFLDMVRRRQRIRFDALGEDAAERLPSREPSPQQHFNDTHFDADVQQALDTLAPEFRAAVVLCDIEGLSYEEIAATLGVKLGTVRSRIHRGRSHLRKALQHRSPAARAEQRAVAGVGSGVPLGGEVGIA
- a CDS encoding O-methyltransferase; the protein is MSGYSHGCGPRGQERAITGNRQTSWAFADAFVAEDEALRWARDRAHEAGLRSVASGTGAALRLLAAAVGAKAVAEIGTGTGVSGIHLLHGMRPDGVLTTVDSDPECQQFARQAFRAAGFAGNRARFIPGRALEVLPRLADGGYDLVFCDGDRLESLDYLAESLRLLRPGGLVCFEGVFADGRTVDSAVQPAEVQRVRELLRAVRESTVLVPSLLPVGDGLLCAARRG
- a CDS encoding DUF3117 domain-containing protein, with amino-acid sequence MAAMKPRTGDGPLEVTKEGRGIVMRVPLEGGGRLVVELTPDEAEALGDALKKVVG